The window CCGCCACATGATTGGCTTTTCCCGGATGATATGTGATCTCCAAGTTGTAGTCTGCTAACAACTCCATCCATCTACGCTGCCTCAAATTCAAGTCCGCCTGCGTAAATACGTACTTCAGACTCTGGTGGTCCGTGAAAATCTTCACCTTCTCTCCATACAAGTATGACCTCCAGATCTTTAATGCGAATACAACTGCTGCCAACTCCAAATCATGCGTAGGATAATTGGCCTCGTGAGGCCTCAATTGTCGTGatgcataggcaatgacctgaCCCTCCTGCATCAGTACACATCCCAATCCGGTGCCTGACGCATCAGTGTAAACATCATATGGTATTCCTGGTCTCGGGAGTACCAAAACTGGCGCATGGGTCAGCTGCCGCTTCAACTCAGTGAAACTTCCCGAACATTCCTCTGTCCAATCAAACTTGGCGTCTTTTCCTGTTAGCCGTGTCATTGGCTTTGCAATGCTAGCAAAACTGTTGACATACTTTCTGTAGTATCCTGCCAAACCGAGAAAACTGCGGATCTCCGTCGCACTCTTAGGTGTCGGCCACTCTGAAATGGCGGTAATCTTCTCCTGATCTACGGCAACTCCTGCTTCTGAAACCACGTGACCCAAAAATCCAATCTTCCTCTGCCAAAAGTTACACTTACTTAGCTTGGCAAACAACTGATGTTCCCGAAGCTTACCCAACACAATCCGCAAATGCTCAGCATGCTCTTCTCTACTCCGAGAATAAACCAAGATATCATCGATGAAAACTATCACAAACTTATCCAGCTGCTCTCGAAACACATCATTCATGAGCTTCATGAACGCGGCTGGTGCGTTCGTCAACCCAAATGGCATCACCACAAACTCGTAATGTCCATAACGGGTACGGAATGCCGTCTTCCGCACATCTCCCTCAGCTATCTCAATCTGGTGGTATCCCGATGCCAAGTCAATCTTAGAGAACCATGAAGCTCCCTGCAACTGGTCCAACAACTCGTCGATACGCGGGAGCGGGTACTTATTCTTGATGGTCACTTTGTTCAAACCTCTATAATCGATACAAAGTCTgaagctcccatctttcttcttcacaaacaaCACTGGTGCTCCCCACGGTGACGTACTCGGCCTGATAAACCCCTTATCAGATAGCTCCTCCAACTGCTTCTTTAACTCTGCCATCTCAGTTGGTGCGAGACGGTATGGAGCTCGTGAAACTGGTGCTGCTCCTGGCTTTACTTCTATCGTAAGTACGTCCGCTCTAGCTGGTGGTGGCCCTTTTAAAGCTTCAAAAACATCCTCGTACTCGGCAACCACTGGTATATCATGCAGCTCCTGCTGACCGTCCTCCTTAACCATCGAAATGGTTGCCAAAAATCCCTCTGCTCCACTCTCCAATAATTCTTCGGCACGCAACATGGAGACGATAGGAATTTCCCGGTGTGTCTGAATGCCCTCGCAAatgatctttccttcttctctAGGGATATTAACtcttgccttcggacaatccaAGACTACTCGATGTCGCGACAACCAATCCATCCCAAGTATAACATCGTAGGAGCTCATCTCCATCTCTGTCAAATCTCCGAGCAACTCGACTCCTCCAAGTAGAACTGGTACATCGTGATGAATGCCAACTGCTCCCAACTTCTCCGTGCCAGCAGTCTGAATCTGCTTAGCCTTCGGTTCGAAGACACCCCGAAAAGACCAAGACTGGACTAAGcgcggactcacaaaactatgagAAGCTCCCGTGTCGAATAAGGTATAAGCTGACTCTACCGAAACCGATCCTACACGTGATTTTTACTAACTACACATGACAACCACGAACCAAAAGACTCAAACACAAACAAGTATGGAAAAGTCTCATACCTGCTATCGGCTCAGCTCCCTGAAGATCTCCAACCGCAAACACTCGTGGAGCGATGGCTAGACGCTTCGGTGGTGGTGGAAGTGCCGCATTGCCCCTCCTCGGATAATCTCTGATGAAGTGACCTGGCTGACCACAGCCAAAACAAACCTGCGCCACTGCTGGTGCGGCAATCTGTCTGACTGGTGGTGTATCCACTGGCTTAACCTGACAATACTTCGAAATATGTCCCAGCTGACCACAAGTAAAACACCTAGGACACCTCCCACTATGGCGGCGACGACAACGGGGACAAGTCGGTAACCCTGACTGCTCTCCTCCTCGGCTATGGGACTCTGGAGCTTTTCCAGACTTAACATGAACTGCTTTGGTAAGTTTCTGCTCCTCTGCCAAACCTGCCTCCTGCTCGGCAGCTTTCTCCACCAAATCTCCCAATCTGTGGTAAGTGACTACCCGACACCTGTTGCGAATCTCCACTCGCATCCCACTCAAAAACTTCCTGATCATGTCTTCCTCTGAAATGCCCACTCCAGCAAATCTGCGAAGTTGGTTGAACACAACCTCATACTCCCTGATAGACATCTCTCCCTGGCTTACATGCTCGAACTCGCACTTCTTCCTGTCCATAGCTTCCTTCGGAAAGTATTTCCTATCAAACTCTCGAATGAAGTCAGCGAAGGTAAGCCTCTCTGGCCCAAAATGACTCAATCGTATTCCCTCCCACcatataagagcatctccacgAAGATACTGCATAGTCAATCTGAGCGACAACTCTGGTGGACACTCAATAATCTCCAGCTTCCGCTGCAAGGCTAACTTCCAATCATGTGCAGCTACAGCATCCACTGTCCCGCTAAAATGCTCCATATCCATGTTTCTCATCTGACATGTCAGCCTGTAGAACCTCTCATCATAAACCGGGTAAACATGAGGTCGCGGTGGTGGTGGCGGTAGATCCTGAACACCATGAGCAAACTGCTGAGCTGGACCCTGCTGCAGTGGAACCTGAGGAAGGGGAACCTGCTGAACGGGATCCTGATGATCATGCTGATCCTGCTGAACCTGAACCGGTGGAACTTGCTGAACCCGAATCTGTGGACCCTGCTGCACCTGAACCTGAGGACCCTGTTGAACGGCAGCCATCTGACGAGCAACCTCCTGAGCAGCTACTCGGGCAGCCTCTTGAGCGGCCTGCCTGGCTGTCTCCTGGGCAATCTGCTGAAGTGCCTCCTGAGCTGCCTGTCTAGCGGCATCCTGAACCATCTGTCTCAATGCATCCTGATCAACTGGTGGAGCCGCGGGTGGCGGAACTGCGGGCTGCTCATGCTCATCTACATTGTCTCTAACAGCTCTGGCGGTCTGGGCACGGGTGGTTCTTCTCCTTGGCGGCATCTGAAAGGAAAGCGAAATGTTAACTTACGCTCAACTTTTGATACCAACATTTAAGGAGAAGTGATATCGAACGGAAAGGTGCTATTTATTTTCGTTTACAAAATTCCCAAATCCccgaaaatatttgaaatcatCTAAAACCGTCTAAAACCGAATAAAACCAGGTCTCCAAAAATCGCCATCCCGGGTCGGAGCCGGGACGgaaccccgctctgataccaaaaattGTCACACCCGGTTttctcaaaataatataattgcgaaaaataacaaaataataaatactgaaataataataatcttcaTATCATAATATAAAAGTCAATGCGATACTATAAGGCCTAAAAGCCCAACATCGATAACATCCGAAATATAAAATACGACATAAACCGAAAGTTTGAAATAAGAAATAACATAACGATAAAAGTCCAAAGGCCTAAAGGCCCGATAAAGATAAAAGCGAAAAAAAGCGATAGAAGCCCAAAAGCCCAATAGCACCGGTCCGATAATCACTCCTGCTCGTcggtctcacctgaaagggggAAGAGTGAGGGGTGAGCGATAGGTGAATCGCCCAATGAGGTATGGGGGATGCTACCCCGAAATCCATGGACCCGGACATAACACcccgaataaatataatttaattctaATACATGTCAAGCACGGCACCTAAAGTACCCAAGCAACAAACAATGATCCTAGCGAGGCGCGCTCTCGCCgcccactaacaggccaaaCAACACTTCCGAGAGAGTGCTCGGTGTCACCGCCCTCAGACGATTTATCGACCACACCAGACTACGGTCCAGCCGGTCGACTGACTGGCCGTAGCCTCTCATACAATCCGGCATACAGAAGTCCGTCTCTGTATCCGGCAAAACAATTCTAACTAAGAATTTACATTAAGCGAAGCAATCAATGTTGAATCCTCTAACACCCTAATTCCGGTTTAAGCAAAGaacctaataactaaacaagcaaTGACAGACTCGATTTCAAGCAGACGGAACATATTAGAAATAAGTTATACTTATTCGAAGTCCTAAGCCGTGTAAGAGGAGTTCGGGAATAGCCCCTCACCTTAGCAATAGGGAAATGTGGTATCTACGAACTCCAGCTGCTCAAATAGACTCTAAATCTGAAATCAGGGCGAAATTCTAAGTCAGAACGGCTTTCGAACGGTTTAAAACGGGTTTAGTCAAGATTTACGGAAAAGTCAACACGCTGGTCAAAGGTCAACCCGGTCAACTTTGACCCAAGCCGGTTAACCCTTGaccagattggaattgatttaaACCAACCGGTTGAACTCAACCGAAATCGATTCCAATTGGACCATCCGGTTTACCTTAACCAacaattgattaattaattaatctatCTAACCGGTTTATCCTAACCGAAATCTAATTGATTTTAACCGGCGGTTTAACCTAGCCAACCCTAAATCAATTTAAACCAATCAAACCACCGGTTGACCGTGTGACCGAGTTGACTCACCGGGTCGACTCGGCCGAGTTGGCGAGTCGCCGGCGAATCACCGGCACTAGTCCCGGCGGCAACGGCGGAGGGTGGCGGCGGCTTACCGGAAAATCAGCGGCGGCGACGCGGCGGCAGCTTCTCGGCGGCGGACGGACCGGCGAACGGCGGTCGGAGACGGCGGCGAGTGGCCGGAATGCGCGGTGGCTCCGGCGGACGGCGACGGCGCGTGCGTTTCACGCCCGCGCAGAGGCGAAACTTCGGGAGGCTCTAGCGGCTTCGTCCGGGCTCCGATTGCGGTGTGGTTGGTGTCTACGGCTTCGTCTCGACGAGAGGAACACGATGGTGGTCTTGCATGCACGAGATGATCAATGGTTAGGAAGTTATGGGCGATTTACTAAACGGAAACGAAACTGAAACTTAAGGCATGCGGTTTCCGGCAGTTACCTAGGGTGTTGATCGGGGGTGACGAGCTGAACGTGATCACGGCACACGGTTGCTCCGGCGACGAGCTCCGGCGACCCACTCACTGCAAAATGatcacacttcttcttcttagttcactctctctctaactctTCTTTATTTTCTGAAGTTTCTGAGAAAACAAGGTGGAGGTGATGGTTATTTAAGGCAAAATACCTTAGGTTTTTTGGAGTGAATTTAGGCCTCGCTGAATGTCAGATGGGCTTGGGTTTGGGTCATGACAGGTTTCCTTCAACTTCACGCCACGGTGAATCACTGATCGgcattagagaaaaaaaaaaggagaaagagatAACTCTTCTTTCTTCATCCCATCACTAGATCTCTCTCTCACCGTCGTCTTTTCTCCGCAGCAGCTATGGTTTCCCCCACCAAACTCAAATCCGTTGATTTCTACAGGTGCGGCCCTCTCATCTCTCTCTTGCATTTCTTATTTCCTGTGATGCATGTGCGCATGAACATGCACATTGTTGGAATGAATGTGATTAGTTTACCCCTTTGGATTGTCGTCAAGTATACATTCTTACGTTGATTTTCGTTGTCCTTGATAATTCTTTCAATGATCTGACGTTCGAGGTGCCTTGTTGTTCAAGGAAAATCCCGAGAGATTTGACAGAGGCGTCTCTCTCTGGCGCTGGCTTATCCATCGTAGCTGCTCTCGTTATGATGCTTCTCTTTGGAATGGTAGAATCCTTCTTATTTAGGGATATCGCTTTCTCTCTGTTTTGATTAAGACAAGACATGCATGATCTTTGTATCTTGCAGGAGCTGAGTAGTTATTTGGAAGTCACCACTACAACAGCTGTCGTTGTTGACAAGAGCTCTGATGGGGACTTCTTACGCATTGATTTCAACATCAGGTTTAGATATTGTTTGACGTAACTGGTTAATCagttaatcatttttttttctttgttgattGATATTGAAATCTGCTCTAGATGTCTAGGGAACATGGATAATAGTCACTAGATATTCATAAAGTAATGTTTTTCTTGTCGAATCATTGCTATATAAGCTAACATTTGTTTTcgtatattttttctatttgtagCTTTCCTGCCCTTTCTTGTGAATTTGCATCCCTTGATGTGAATGACGTGTTAGGAACAGTAAGTCTCTGCTCACAACTCTCATCTCTTTCTACATTGAGGATCCCATTCTAACTGTTTTGAATGCATCTTCCAATTAAATTGTCTATGATTATCATACAAAAAATTCTTGACGTTCTTCTTCAGTATCAGAGAATGTATGTTTTGGTTATATGATACTGCATGATAAATTATCTATAGAAGCAACTTGAGTTGCGTGCAATGATTATAAGGATTTAGACCAatgttcatttttattttagtagttGTAAACTTGTAATCATCAAAGTTAGGTGAAACTCAGTAATACCATCCTTTCAATTATTTGAAAActtgaagcttatgatcttaTTTCTGAGTCCATGTTTCAGTTGTGCAGAACTTGTTATGTATTATGTTAAAAGCAAGACTTAATAACCAAGCCCAtgatatatactattatttaatatgGTTAAATGAGGCCTAGAtctaatttgatgtttgaattttcaGAACAGGTTGAATATAACAAAAACAGTTCGCAAGTTTCCAATTGATCCACATTTAAAGGCCACCGGCGGAGAGTTCCACTCTGGCCTTGCATCACATCACATCAACCATGGAGAAGAAATTAAGCAAGAGTTTCCTGATGGTGCAATACAATTAACAAATGGTGGTTTTCAATCATTGTCACACCAGTGAGTAGgcagtttccttttttttttctttgtggaTGTGTAGGAGTCAGTCCTATGTGAAGGTAGAATATGGATTGACGTAAAATGACTTTTTTTATGCAGCTTTCCGTTATTGATTGTTAACTTTAATGCACCATGGTGCTACTGGAGTAATCGTCTGGTAactcacttcttttttttttttttggtaaaaatgtaaagTGGTAACTCAGTTCTCTTATTGATTTCTTATGCTTCTTTGAAAAAATAGTTGGTAGCTTTTATTAAAattcttgacaaaaaaaaatgtacctCTTCAAGTTATTTCCAACCAAACtgcaaaacactattttagtgtaatttttACACTAAAACTTCTCCAACCCAACTGTAAAAATCACATTATTTTAGTGTCACAATATAATTTCTCACCAAATTTTCACACTATAACATTATTCACTCCACTAAAAATACTattcacttattttattaataaaatgtataattaaaaaatgacaaataaaaatttaaatacatataatattataaaataacttttagTGTGAAGTTTAGTGTTGTGGTTGGAGAATAACATTTTTTAGTGTTGAAACTACACCAAAATAGTATAGTTttaacactaaaatagtgttatgggttggagatgcaCTCAGTACTTGTCTAACAATGAGAAGTTCCTTCATGTTTGGTTATGATgagcttcttttgtttttttcttactgTTTGCTCCAGAAACCGTCTTGGGAGAAAGCTGCTACCATTATAAAACAGAGGTTTGCATTAAGAGTCTTCTGcgtttttattaagtttttggAATCCTTAAGTAAAGGTGgctaatatatttatttctgaAACATGGTCATGTTAATATCTCTGCTACAGATATAATCCTGACACTGATGGGCGTGTTCTTCTAGGAAGTGTTGATTGCACAGAAGAACCTGCGCTATGTAGGAGGTACTAGGAAGCTGGTTTTTTTCTCtcaatcttcttcttgtttccgGTTGTGTATGAAAACTTGGTGACTTGTTTGTTTCTTGCTTGTTTGCTCATATTTTAATGGCTGATGTTTAAGTATGTATGTATGGGAAGCAGAGCAGTGATTGGATATATTTTTTCAGGAACCATATACAAGGCTATCCATCTATTCGGATTTTCCGCAAAGGCAATGACCTTAAGTAAGAAACCATCtgattagattttttaaaacttccaGCTACTAGCGTAGTTTTAGTTCTTTGTATCTTCTGCTTAACCTTATGAGTCAATCATTGTCTTAAATATACCTTCCGTACGTAAGCTTATGTGAACCACTTGTACGTGGGTGCCAAAAATATTCCATATGGACAGTGTTCCCTGCTTAATTTGTTGTTTTCAGAGAAGACCATGGACACCACGAACATGAATCTTACTATGGAGATCGGGACACAGAGAGTATAGTTAAGGTAGACAAGATCCAAATTAGTTAACATTATATCTAATGTGTTCATTAGTTCGTCTAGtagttatatatacatatacatgcACAAGACAtcatatctttttaattttctttctttcttgcaGATGGTGGATGAACTGGTAGCACCAATCCACCCGGAGACGCACAAGCTAGCTTTGGATTGGGGTATATCCAATGACACAGCAAAACTTCTTAAAAAGGCACCAGTTACAGGAGGTTGTAGAGTTGAAGGTTATGTGCGTGTAAAGAAGGTAAAACCCTCGggctgttaaaaaaaaagaagtgaagACTGAATCAATGTCCCTGGAGTTATGTCTTTtaagtatgttttcaggttccaGGAAACCTCGTTATCTCAGCTCATTCAGGAGCTCACTCGTTCGATTCTTCTCAAATGAACATGTCGCATGTTGTCACCCATCTTTCATTTGGGAGGATGATTGATACTAGGTTGTTGACCGATTTGAAGCGCTTGTTGCCATATCTTGGCCAAAGCCATGACAAGTTGGATGAAAAAGCATTCATAAATCAACACGAGTTTGGTGCCAATGTTACTGTAAGTCCCAAAAAGACCTTTGTACGAATCTAGATTCTTGACGTCTTTGAACCTATGTTCTTTTTAATGGCCCTTACAGATTGAACACTACCTACAAATAGTTAAAACAGAGGTCATTACAAGAAGATACGGTCAAGAACATTCATTGACAGAGGAACATGAGTACACCGCTCACAGCAGCATAACTCAGACTTACTACTTACCCGTTGCAAAGTTTCACTTTGAGCTCTCTCCCATGCAGGTTCAGTCAACATCTCTCgcaaattcgtcggaatatataCTCTCCTCTGTACAACTAAAGAAATACTTTAGGATAGTAataaatggttttttttaatcaaaaatgaattttcggattttgaaataaaatttccaaaacaaaaattgaaaaaagaaCTTCGAAAAAATTGGAATATTGAATAAAgttttttcaaaagaaatattattagtttttatttatattcatttatatttatatatctgaaGATGTATAATTATCATTtatctctttaatgaaacctctTCTagtcaaaacattttttggatTCTTTTTGAAGATTATCCCTTACAGTTACTTTGTTTCTGCAGATTCTAATAACTGAAAATCCAAAGTCCTTCTCACACTTCATCACAAATCTTTGCGCCATTATTGGTGGTGTTTTCACGGTTAGTATATTTTCTCAGTCAATCTTGCTTCTTTATACTCTCACGGATCCATGTTGGTTTCAGATTCTGGCTGTGGATTTTTTTTCAGGTTGCGGGAATAATAGATTCGGTATTACACAATACAATAAGACTGATTAAGAAGGTCGAACTTGGGAAAAACATTTGATTGTCTACTGGAGGTTAGAGTTTACCATTAATTCATAAAACCATAGAAGAACCTCACACTTCTTATTTTTGGAATAGCTGTTCCTACATAGAAAAACTCAGTAAAGAGAAAGAAGTTTTGTTTGACAGTATCTTAGTTTCTTTATCCTTAACATGCACAcaattagaaaattttattcaCGTACATGAGAAACAAATGTGAAAAGAATCAAACAACAAACACCAATGGACACAAAGTGGGGTGAAAATACAGAAACTTGTTACATAGTGAAAACACAAGacaaaacagaaacttcttAGTGTAGGAATAGAGTTGAAGCAAGAGCAGCTCCGAGGAGAGCAACAATAAAGGAAGAAGATAGAGAAGCTGCGTTGTTTGGAGTTTCTTGAGATGGAGTAGGCGTAGCTGCTGGGGGCTCAAGGGCTCCTTCCATAGGCGGAGAAGGAGCGTATTCTCCTGAAGGAGCCGGGGCTGGAGATGGAGGTGAGGGTGATGTAGTGTTGTTGTTGCCGCTTCTGTCAGCCATGACGATGACAACTAGCTTCTCGTTCTTGTTGCAGTGGTCTTTGTTTCCGCTGATGAAATAGTACGGACCAGAATGTGTTAGTGCGAATGAAGTTTTGCCGTCTGCGAATTTATCGGTTGGTGCATCCGTGTTGCAGCTGTCGTAAGCGTCCCTTGTGACTTGGAGCACTGAGTCTTGGTTTGGTTGGTATACAAACACTGCATGTGTATACATCTTTGGTGTGTCATATGTGAAAGAAAGATATGATTGTATGGTTAATAGTAGAGTGTGGAAACTTACGTAGAGAGTCACCGATTTGGAATCTGCTCTGTTCTGCCCATTGACTATAAACttgagagccggatgggacggTCCAACCTTTTGCACCACCGACCGCAAACTCTCTAGCGTAGGCTTTGTTAACGGTCATGAACAGACACACAAGGCCGAACCCATGAAGCATCATGTTGTTTAGGTTTTTAACCATTTcttaaactgaaaaaaaaaagagaataaaaggCTATGTACTAGAGATATGGATGTGGTCTTGGATTTGATGAGACAAGATGAAAGGCTAATGGGTTTATATAAAGGTGTTGCAGAGAagctttttaattttatttctcaGATTCTAAGCAAAGCATAGATACCTGCTTTAAAGAAAGTGTTTCAGTTTTGGAATCTCATGTGACTTGCTTCTTCTGTCAATAACTTTTGTTCCTTGCTTCTGCATCTTTGGTTGTGTactttatacaaaaaaaatataattaaaagtaCTTAAAATCAAAAGACTAATAAATCTTCTTCATGTCAAAAAGAAGCTGACATTGTTCTGAGCTTCTGGAATTGCTACCAGAGAGAACAACAAACGTACACATGAATACTTTTATAGACCAAACAAAAGTATTAATACAATAAgtccttttttttgttcaatattTAGATCAATCATATTACAAAGATCTCTCCACATCTGCTCCTTTTGATCCTTTCTCTGCATCAAGAACTGACCAATCACACTAGCTTTAGTTATGTCTTTGGTAGTTAATTCATCATAGTGCAAAAGCCGTGGCCATAGCAAAAACAAGTGACATCAAGACACTGATACCGCCTCTATGTCCTGAGCTCTTCTTTGGGAAATGTTTAGGAAGCGCACATTCTTCTCCATTAAAGAAAAGCTTTGTCGGAAACCCATCACCTTCAGCTATTTTCAGACCATTAATGTTCTTCTTGGTAAACGAGATAACAGACTGTTGCTTGCCCGGCACAGGAGGGTCTCTTAATGGATGCGTTCCGTTAACTTGACCCACAAGGTAGTTCAAACCAGGCAACCCTTGGAACATAACAGTTCGGTTGTTCGGTGGAACACGTGTGCCGTTAAAGGAGTAAACATTTTCATACCCTTTACCTGATTTCCCCATCTCAACCGCCACAAACCAATCCTCAAACGCAAAGTCTCTCCAGTTAAAAACAGTTAACCTCGCGGTCCAACCGTTTCTATAATCAGTGTTAACGTGCCAGTTAATGCTAACTCCACAGTTATCAGGACAAGGGAGCTTCTTAGGTATAGGCATGTGGTTTTGTTTGGCCCAAGCCTTAGCTTTTAGGGTTCGGTTATCGAAGGGAACAAGGAGAGCGTCTGGAGGGAGGAGGAGAGGGTTACGGTCAGCGTTGCATGTGTTGGTATCGATGTCATTGCATCCGCAAGCGCAAGTGTTACAAGGAATCGCGGAGTTGTTGTAATAGGCAGAGAATGAGACACAACATCTAGAGGCTTGTGCTTTGGGTTTGGTTATGTTGCAGACAATTTGCCAGCTGGAGATTGCATAGGTTACAGCCGGTAGACCGGAAGAATCCGGGAACTGTGACGGGTCGACCCGAACAGGTGGCCCGCATTTGTACTGAGGGTTGAGAACTCCGTCTATTTTCCAGTGCTGAGGTGGGTATAGAGCTGTTCTGTTTAGGTCAGGAGGCAACTTCCAAACCTAACATAGcaaaacaaaaactttaaaaccctaaatttaTGCTACTCATGACATTATCTTGTTCCacaaaaataaatgtttaaaaaaaaatcaaaaaagatAAATGCATTTTTTGTGTTTCTATTATTCAAAAATTGTAAATagtgtattttataaattatctgAACTACTATtggtttaatttattaaattacagaaaatgttgtatttataatataaatttaatctgtttttttttctaatatgaAAACATGAAAGAACCTATTTTTGTAGAATGAATTgagtatattttttaacaaaatattatttacctGCAGCTGAAACATAGACCGAGATTTCGAAGGATCCATAAGAGGTGGCAAAAGAGTTCCATTTTTGCAACAGAAAGGTAACTTTCCCATCACCTTGTCGTCCTTCCTCTCTGGAGGCAAATCGGAAATGGCTGGCTTCTTCTGACAATTCATGACCTGAGAGAAGTCTAAGTCTTTGTAGTACTGTCCAGCTTTGCTGTAAAGACATTCAGATGGATCTCTCTTGTGAGTGTAAGCTCCTCTCATGGTGTTTATAAACTCTCCTCGCATCCATTCCCAAGTAAGGTTCCAACGGTCTAACCGCCCTAACGGATTATCGTTGTCGATGGTCACTTGGGCTAAGTAGTTGCTGCTGAATGATTGAATAACATCGTAGACGATGTTCAGATCACCGTGCCTTCTCGGTGCAAACTTTGTCTTTGGCCCTGTCTTGACCTTGAACTTAGGGTTTCTCTTGCAACAAACGTTCATAGTGCCTCCTGCGCAAGAAATCCAAACCCATTGAAAACCACATTCAGATTTTATCTAAACATCTTTATAGTAATGACATATTTATTAGCAACAATTTTATTTTCGGCAAAACTCAAACCCGGCTCTAATTAGTGACCatgttgaaagaaaaaaattatggtaaattttttgttcatttttttcattcttctaGTGGTCACCAATTGAAGCCTAGTAATAA of the Brassica rapa cultivar Chiifu-401-42 chromosome A03, CAAS_Brap_v3.01, whole genome shotgun sequence genome contains:
- the LOC103859865 gene encoding early nodulin-like protein 3 → MVKNLNNMMLHGFGLVCLFMTVNKAYAREFAVGGAKGWTVPSGSQVYSQWAEQSRFQIGDSLLFVYQPNQDSVLQVTRDAYDSCNTDAPTDKFADGKTSFALTHSGPYYFISGNKDHCNKNEKLVVIVMADRSGNNNTTSPSPPSPAPAPSGEYAPSPPMEGALEPPAATPTPSQETPNNAASLSSSFIVALLGAALASTLFLH
- the LOC103859866 gene encoding protein disulfide-isomerase 5-3, yielding MVSPTKLKSVDFYRKIPRDLTEASLSGAGLSIVAALVMMLLFGMELSSYLEVTTTTAVVVDKSSDGDFLRIDFNISFPALSCEFASLDVNDVLGTNRLNITKTVRKFPIDPHLKATGGEFHSGLASHHINHGEEIKQEFPDGAIQLTNGGFQSLSHHFPLLIVNFNAPWCYWSNRLKPSWEKAATIIKQRYNPDTDGRVLLGSVDCTEEPALCRRNHIQGYPSIRIFRKGNDLKEDHGHHEHESYYGDRDTESIVKMVDELVAPIHPETHKLALDWGISNDTAKLLKKAPVTGGCRVEGYVRVKKVPGNLVISAHSGAHSFDSSQMNMSHVVTHLSFGRMIDTRLLTDLKRLLPYLGQSHDKLDEKAFINQHEFGANVTIEHYLQIVKTEVITRRYGQEHSLTEEHEYTAHSSITQTYYLPVAKFHFELSPMQILITENPKSFSHFITNLCAIIGGVFTVAGIIDSVLHNTIRLIKKVELGKNI
- the LOC103859867 gene encoding COBRA-like protein 10 translates to MKPIIKVKTGMKIPWDTRYSLSLLILLSSTLFLCNGQDYGTPTEDGAGEPPPEMARCNGIFMSYSFGSREREYPHVKNVTAQSWAFKSTAMIVNAGKEELTGWQMFIGFRHKELIVSATGAVPMDGDFPLDASNGTTFVGSPNTDLKTSILTAGDFTQISTNIEITGTLFGVAKSVMPMPKTLKLVNDGWECPAAKRKGGTMNVCCKRNPKFKVKTGPKTKFAPRRHGDLNIVYDVIQSFSSNYLAQVTIDNDNPLGRLDRWNLTWEWMRGEFINTMRGAYTHKRDPSECLYSKAGQYYKDLDFSQVMNCQKKPAISDLPPERKDDKVMGKLPFCCKNGTLLPPLMDPSKSRSMFQLQVWKLPPDLNRTALYPPQHWKIDGVLNPQYKCGPPVRVDPSQFPDSSGLPAVTYAISSWQIVCNITKPKAQASRCCVSFSAYYNNSAIPCNTCACGCNDIDTNTCNADRNPLLLPPDALLVPFDNRTLKAKAWAKQNHMPIPKKLPCPDNCGVSINWHVNTDYRNGWTARLTVFNWRDFAFEDWFVAVEMGKSGKGYENVYSFNGTRVPPNNRTVMFQGLPGLNYLVGQVNGTHPLRDPPVPGKQQSVISFTKKNINGLKIAEGDGFPTKLFFNGEECALPKHFPKKSSGHRGGISVLMSLVFAMATAFAL